Genomic segment of Sander vitreus isolate 19-12246 chromosome 17, sanVit1, whole genome shotgun sequence:
agctaaacacacacacactcatttctCCAGCAGTATGTGGATGCCTAGatggatgtggttctgaaatgTTATAAGTACAaatatatgatttatttttatttttttttctgcattttcagaaacctgaaaacaaaaacatggatTCAGTGGATATTTGCGCAACTACCTCCAGAGGAGATAATAAACTGCGAGATAATAAACAGCGCGTCAACAAGAAGAATAGAGATCGACACAAACGGCTCCACCTCAGGAAAACTGCCACTCAGCCTCCAACTATGCAAAGTGTAGATAAGAATGGCCCAAAGAAGATAGCAGAGTGGGAGCAAAGCACAGTGTGGCCTTCATCAAAGAAGCCCCCCCAGAAAGCACAGCAGGCTCAGACAAATGACAGCGGAAATACACTCAGGTTCACATGCTCTCAATGTAGGGACAACTTGGAATATGTTCCCAAAGACTTAGTGAGACACTTTGAGGAAAACCACAAAGGGAGCCCACCAGTTTTTTCCTGTCATACGTGTACTTTCAGTACGCATGTGTTCTCCTACCTTCAAGTTCATCTTTTAAGCCACAAGGACACTTTTTCTAGTTGCAGCATTTGCAATGACAACGTTCAGCGCACATGGCCTGAATTCAGTACACACCTGACTACGTCTCACCACCAAAATGGCAAATATTCATGTGAAATGTGTCAGAAATTCTCCACAGGTGATGTTAGAGTATTTTTAGAGCACATGTATGCACATAATTTGGGCCTGGAGGGAGCTAAGGATCTATCGCTGCATACAAAGGGCAAGAATAAGTTTGGGCCTAAAAAAACAGATCAAACTTTACGTTGTCAGCACTGTGGCTATGAGGCATCTCAGAAATGGTTGATTACTAAGCACGTTAAAGCTGTCCATGTTTGCCAGAATGGTAatcagaggaagaagaagaagaaggaggaggaggaggtttgTTCCATAGCAGTGAAACCAAATGACCCAATCCCAAAAATCAAGCCTAGATTAACAAGAAGTGCAGTTAGGGAAATGTGCTGGCTGACGCAGGACTGCCTTTCTCTGCCAGGGAGAGAGTTCCTGGATAAATACTGCCATCTGTCAGATCCACAAACCACACTAGAGGAGACGCAACAGTTTTTGATGAAATCTGTTGCCGGGGAAAACGGTGATCAGAAATGGACCAAGGCTCTTAAAACCGTTTGGTCAAATGTCCCTCAAGATATGAATCGTCACCCAAAGTCAGAGAACGGCATTGTGTCGAACTCGTCGGATCTCACCGTCCTGACTGTAAAGAACAAGATAACTGTGGCTCAGAACGGCGCTACTTACGCCAAAAGGTTGAAAATGAtgacctcatcatcatcatcatcagacaaGGAAACGGTTTCCCCTGAAAGTGCTCCCGATGATGCTCGTCGTGCAGTTGACCAAAATGGATGTCGGTCGGATTCGAAGGATCGTACACCTTGTCCACAGACTGACACCAAACTAAATAATGACATCTCAACGCCAGCCCAGAGTGAGCCAGCTGAGCGCACTCAAATGCAGGAAAACGGAGAGAATCAGGAATTAAAGACTGATCAGGGAATTCAGAAACATAGTAGCAAACCTGTGGAGCCTATGCACGAGGATGGGATTAATATCTCCAGTGAGGTGAAGTTGACGAATGAGAGCGAAGAGCAGACATCTATTTATAAAGCTGCACCAAGAAACAAGAGACGAAGACGAAAACGAAGGGCCAGATTTAAAAGGGTGGATAAAAGGTCATCGGGATTGGCCTTAAAGATAGTGTTGAAGAAGAATCCAGTGAAGGAGAAGCAGTGGGTGTCGCGaagctctttgtcttcatcAGTAGGTGGTCCGACGGATGACCATCATGGACCGCCAAGCCCTCGCACAGCACTGGAGGAGACGGCGCAGCTTGTCCCCAACCCGCCGCTAACGGGAGAACACCAGAAGAAATGGACCAAAGCATCTGAGACTGATCTGGACGGCCCCTCTGAAGCCATGACTTTAAGTCCACAACCAAAGCCAGTGGAAGAACTAACCCCCGGTTGTGCTGCAAAGCCAGCGGTGTCTGAAAATATGAACGGAAACACGCCCGGCGTGCCATCGACACACGACGACGCAGAGAAGGCCCTCTCGGAAGCAGAAGTCAACGAGAGCGGTTCAGCTCGTAAGACGGGCCAGTCAGATTCGACGGCTGCAGCTGAGACTGAAGTACAGAAGGGCCCCGAGAACGCACAGCTCCAAATATCAGGCAGTGGCACGGACTGCTATCTGTCGGGCGATGAGATGGCTGCTGATGGAGCGACGACTCGTAGCAGTTGCACCAAGTCCTCCCCTGTTTCGCACCCTGTTATTACAGCAAAGGGTAAGACTGCAAATTTTAGTTCCTACATATAGACATAATGGTTAAAAGGTTTAGCATGCAATGACAGTTCTTTTGGAAGACATTTGTATGTTTGATGTTTTGAAATTTGACAATCGGGAGCAATAGCAAATAGGGCGGggttaaaataatcgattctccaattaaaatcgaTCTTTGTTTGATTGATCTGATATCGATTAAGAATCCCCAAATGGATCTttttaatatatgccttttcCTCATGGATGTATCTGTCAGTCCTGTAAAAAGGAAGAAATTTTTTGGAGTCAACtctcactgtaaacatgaacctggtgctttataaaaaaaattaaaagaaaaagcatgttcttgcttgtacaatttacagcagagatcttcaacagggggtccgggactcTTAGGGGGCCCTCAGAGTTACTGCTGGGTGGCCCCAAGTTAttgtttaatcatttaaaaaaaaaaaaaaaaagtgtgaaagtaaatatgtctgaaaatatacataaacatgagtCCAACATATTTAGCAAAGATAAATGGGCAtatttttgatttctttttgataCATTGATGAAGgtagccatccatccatccattaaggattcactgtgctacatgtatgtttatgttaagcattaaaacatgatgtataatatgaatgtcaattatttttaatagcttagtattgtatgcaccacaaaaaggtatgtgtaaaggctttaggccgccctacacgtcgtcgtaggcccagtttaatatctctttcagctaagtatccttggcctaaaaaaacgttgaagactcCTGATTTAAGAcataagttctctgagaatctctttttatatccaagcaaaattggaTTTGTCACTGAAATGATATCGAATCGGGACCTCGGAATCAAATTGATTTTAATAGCAAACCTGTTTTGaaatgagtgtttttttttcaccttttgtcTTGCAGATAAGCTGAACTCTGAAGATGTGAGCCTTGCTCTGTCTTCAGAGCCCAGCGATGAGGTTGTTGAGGGGCTGAGAGGCGGAGAGGTCCCCGCTGACTCCTGCCCAGATCTCCTCAGCAACATCCGACCGGAGCCCTCGCCAGCCTCCGGGCATCGGTGGCAGACGCTCCCAAAGAACCTGGAGAGGACCCTGAAGTTAGTAGCCATAAATCCCTCTCAGTTGGTAAAGCGCCCAGCGGGAGACCAGCCTGTTGTGGTGCTAAATCATCCCGACGCCGACATCCCCGCGGTGGCCAGGATCATGGAGGTCGTCAACAGGTACAGAGGAGAGGTGCAGAAGGTCGTACTGTCACGGAGGACCGTGAACGCGCTCGCAGCCATGGACGGCGAGGCCCCCGAGGCGAACGAGCCAACGGAGGCCCAACCCGATTCCGCGGGCCACGCCAAAAACTCTGTGCAGGAGCGATTTATGTTGAAACTGAAACTCCGTAGGTTGAGCAGGAAAAAGTACGAAGTAGTCGGGGCTGTCTCTCCCAGCAGGGATGTCTCGACCAAGTTTCGCTGCTGGTTTTGCGGCAGGGTCTTCGCATGTCAGGAAATGTGGATGGTCCATCGGCAGCGACATCTGATGGAGTGGAAAAGGCCAAACTGTGAAAAACTCTTAAATGTCGCACACACTGGATGACCAAAAACTAGTCTGGAAAATGATGACTTTGCAATATAACAATAATGGAAACGGTGATAgccagtctgtttttttttttttgtttgttttttttttaagtcttaatTATGATTGGTTGGTTATGGGAGAATCAAATGATTATTACACCTCCTGGAGGGTTCACATTCTCAGGGTGAACATTTACCTTTCGTCTCTCTCCCAGTTGGAGTAGCTTGatacaaagtatttgtacattAGGGATTTATTTGTAAAGCCACACAGACATGGTGTGGATAATTTAGTTCTTTGTagtgtttgtattttgtgtacGCTTTATAATAGCTTTATTTAAGGTGATTTCAGTACACTGTCTTATGGATTCTTTTATAGAACACTGTAATATGTATATTTGCCATACTATCTGAATCAGTTTATGTACGGGTAGGCTCTACAGTGTGGTAGCTatcatatttatgtttttggaATGGGACGCAGAGACCCACAAATTATACCAAAACtgtgtttaaagaaaaaagaaaaggaaaaaaaagacaataagcTGTTTTATTCTACATATATTTATGACTCATAGGTTTagcctttgtttttctttatgatttattttgggCCATTGACAGAATCTGTgtatttgtaaaatgttttgtataAACTCCAAATTATGTTCAAATAATagtgttaaaggacaaatccgtcgcaaaatgaacctaggggttaataacacgtgtaccgagtcgaccgttctcttggatatgttttcatgctaatcgaatgtgaccagttttatcaaAAACTGCtaataacgctagtcgtcggggccacgcgaaagtaaaaagaaatcgctatttctacaccactaacaaggctcaaaatagcaccacactttgGTGGTAGCGTGGTAGTCGAACGACGAATGCCGTGCTTGacctatgttactggttactggttacacggcgttcgactggtcgtgactgttttcccaagatggcgcccacCTGTACACGAGaaggtactgtctttctaaactatctttttaataaactgtctgtacacaagaacaagttctcaatgcttcggtttacatttagggaccctcattatgctaccatggaagtgtggtgctattttgagccttgttagtggtgtagaaatagcgatttctttttactttcgcgtggccccgacgactagccttattagctaattagcggtttgcgctaaaactggtcacattcgattagcatgaaaa
This window contains:
- the znf518a gene encoding uncharacterized protein znf518a; this translates as MDSVDICATTSRGDNKLRDNKQRVNKKNRDRHKRLHLRKTATQPPTMQSVDKNGPKKIAEWEQSTVWPSSKKPPQKAQQAQTNDSGNTLRFTCSQCRDNLEYVPKDLVRHFEENHKGSPPVFSCHTCTFSTHVFSYLQVHLLSHKDTFSSCSICNDNVQRTWPEFSTHLTTSHHQNGKYSCEMCQKFSTGDVRVFLEHMYAHNLGLEGAKDLSLHTKGKNKFGPKKTDQTLRCQHCGYEASQKWLITKHVKAVHVCQNGNQRKKKKKEEEEVCSIAVKPNDPIPKIKPRLTRSAVREMCWLTQDCLSLPGREFLDKYCHLSDPQTTLEETQQFLMKSVAGENGDQKWTKALKTVWSNVPQDMNRHPKSENGIVSNSSDLTVLTVKNKITVAQNGATYAKRLKMMTSSSSSSDKETVSPESAPDDARRAVDQNGCRSDSKDRTPCPQTDTKLNNDISTPAQSEPAERTQMQENGENQELKTDQGIQKHSSKPVEPMHEDGINISSEVKLTNESEEQTSIYKAAPRNKRRRRKRRARFKRVDKRSSGLALKIVLKKNPVKEKQWVSRSSLSSSVGGPTDDHHGPPSPRTALEETAQLVPNPPLTGEHQKKWTKASETDLDGPSEAMTLSPQPKPVEELTPGCAAKPAVSENMNGNTPGVPSTHDDAEKALSEAEVNESGSARKTGQSDSTAAAETEVQKGPENAQLQISGSGTDCYLSGDEMAADGATTRSSCTKSSPVSHPVITAKDKLNSEDVSLALSSEPSDEVVEGLRGGEVPADSCPDLLSNIRPEPSPASGHRWQTLPKNLERTLKLVAINPSQLVKRPAGDQPVVVLNHPDADIPAVARIMEVVNRYRGEVQKVVLSRRTVNALAAMDGEAPEANEPTEAQPDSAGHAKNSVQERFMLKLKLRRLSRKKYEVVGAVSPSRDVSTKFRCWFCGRVFACQEMWMVHRQRHLMEWKRPNCEKLLNVAHTG